The following proteins come from a genomic window of Natrinema saccharevitans:
- a CDS encoding copper resistance protein CopD: protein MIDVLAARTLHLVFAALWAGSVCFVAAVVLPLARDGAFNTTHPLEVISGKLTTVSRVSSLVLFLSGGHLAGRTYTSERLFGSTNGHLVLAMVALWLVLTALVEIGSKRLEAGLTGKKIREPARDALPFFRAAALAAVGLLVVAGLLSGNVASLL, encoded by the coding sequence ATGATCGACGTTCTCGCCGCCAGAACACTTCATCTCGTCTTCGCGGCCCTCTGGGCCGGCAGCGTCTGTTTCGTCGCCGCCGTCGTCCTGCCGCTGGCACGCGACGGCGCGTTCAACACGACCCACCCGCTCGAGGTGATCTCGGGGAAGCTGACGACCGTCTCGCGCGTGAGTTCGCTCGTTCTCTTTCTCTCGGGCGGACATCTGGCGGGACGGACCTACACGAGTGAGAGGCTCTTCGGCTCGACGAACGGCCACCTCGTCCTCGCGATGGTCGCGCTCTGGCTGGTGCTGACCGCCCTCGTCGAGATCGGTTCGAAGCGACTCGAGGCCGGCCTCACCGGCAAGAAGATCCGCGAGCCGGCTCGCGACGCCCTGCCCTTTTTCCGGGCGGCAGCGCTCGCGGCCGTCGGTCTGCTGGTAGTCGCCGGGCTGCTGTCGGGTAACGTCGCCAGTCTCCTGTAA
- a CDS encoding HVO_A0114 family putative DNA-binding protein, translated as MSTTNVLLVTIGDADGLSEEGREAIRTLRGGESVDRPATVTVANEQQLSDVFNERTYALLRVIRDENPESIREMARVVGRDVKNVHEELTTLEALGIIRFDDDGQSKRPVFPYDDLIISPFAHDGGDSAPATP; from the coding sequence ATGTCCACCACGAACGTACTCCTGGTCACGATCGGGGACGCCGACGGACTCTCCGAGGAGGGCCGCGAGGCGATTCGAACGCTGCGGGGCGGCGAGTCCGTCGACCGACCGGCGACGGTAACGGTCGCGAACGAGCAGCAACTGAGCGACGTGTTCAACGAGCGAACGTACGCGCTGCTTCGCGTGATCCGCGACGAAAACCCCGAGAGCATCCGCGAGATGGCCCGGGTCGTCGGTCGCGACGTGAAAAACGTCCACGAGGAACTGACGACCCTCGAGGCCTTGGGGATCATCCGGTTCGACGACGACGGGCAATCGAAGCGGCCGGTCTTTCCCTACGACGACCTCATCATCAGTCCCTTCGCGCACGACGGCGGTGATTCCGCTCCCGCAACTCCCTAA
- a CDS encoding PAS domain-containing sensor histidine kinase produces MSRVGQRVVFVGDPTPPRDLAGAFDVVRPGDRAAVVDCLETTPVNCVVVDGTESDRVATVAAVRDVAPAVPVIYTTATPDGTVAAAATRAGATEYVVRTGGPSLADRVGAVATEPPTAADVRTDSPPRTGTAEEQAPPVGSAERCETIDDGVIVVDSDRRFVHVNDAFADLVGASRERLVGRSVAPIIGEDACCDWTAAVASPTGGETGHETFETELRRVGGGTVRVEANVTPLSAADPDDVAFVCVVRDVTERRRRADVVTGLLETTRSLFACESRADVSDVVVEAAERVLGFDLATVRLHDADSDDLVLTAVSEASGDQIRDRTRVALDEGPMVEAFRRGEPVLIENLRTNSPHEYEQLQAGMCVPIGDHGLLNVGSPVVDAFDDQHVQLARLLTASAAAALERAERGEELLRHERILETLEGMVYAIDGDARLTLVTDPLAERLGYERDELVGEPVARIFDDESYDRAVEHVGDLLSDDECDSGGFEATYTTADGERFPVEIECSLLPRDDDGEFHGSVSVVRDITQRKEREQYLQVLNRVLRHNLRNDLTVVIGYAELLRERLDDPDLAAAADTLRETATDLAGTSEKTRAIQYALDCDGDLEPVDVAATVTETVEGLDPDDATVSASTADDCLAWADPGLGLVVENLVENAIRHAGPAPTVEVAVAREDCRVRLAVADDGPGIPPAEIDVVTGASDITQLTHSSGLGLWLVRWMVDNYGGSVSFRESDLGGSRVEISLEPAPSASRRGD; encoded by the coding sequence GTGTCCCGAGTCGGCCAGCGCGTCGTCTTCGTCGGTGATCCGACGCCGCCGCGTGATCTCGCTGGTGCCTTCGACGTGGTCAGGCCGGGAGACCGAGCGGCGGTAGTCGACTGCCTCGAGACGACCCCGGTCAATTGCGTGGTCGTCGATGGGACGGAAAGCGACCGGGTCGCGACCGTCGCCGCAGTCCGGGACGTCGCACCGGCAGTGCCGGTCATCTATACGACGGCGACGCCCGACGGGACCGTCGCGGCCGCGGCGACGCGAGCCGGCGCGACGGAGTACGTCGTCCGGACGGGTGGCCCCTCTCTCGCCGATCGCGTCGGAGCCGTCGCGACCGAACCGCCGACCGCGGCCGACGTGCGAACTGACTCTCCTCCTCGAACAGGAACGGCCGAAGAGCAGGCGCCGCCGGTCGGGTCCGCGGAGCGCTGCGAGACGATCGACGACGGCGTCATCGTCGTCGATTCGGACCGGCGGTTCGTCCACGTCAACGACGCCTTCGCCGATCTCGTGGGCGCTTCCCGGGAGCGACTCGTCGGACGTTCGGTAGCGCCGATCATCGGCGAGGACGCCTGCTGCGACTGGACGGCCGCAGTCGCGTCGCCGACCGGCGGCGAGACGGGGCACGAAACGTTCGAGACCGAACTCCGGCGTGTCGGCGGCGGGACCGTCCGCGTCGAGGCCAACGTCACGCCGCTCTCGGCGGCCGATCCGGACGACGTCGCGTTCGTCTGCGTCGTCCGCGACGTGACCGAACGCCGCCGCCGTGCGGACGTCGTCACCGGACTGCTCGAGACGACACGCTCGCTGTTCGCCTGCGAGTCACGCGCCGACGTCTCGGACGTCGTCGTCGAGGCCGCCGAACGCGTCCTCGGGTTCGATCTCGCCACGGTCCGGCTTCACGACGCCGACTCCGACGACCTCGTCCTGACGGCCGTCTCGGAAGCCAGCGGCGATCAAATCCGAGACCGCACGCGAGTCGCCCTCGACGAGGGGCCCATGGTGGAGGCGTTTCGCCGGGGCGAACCGGTCCTCATCGAGAACCTCCGAACCAACTCGCCACACGAGTACGAACAGTTGCAGGCCGGCATGTGCGTCCCGATCGGGGACCACGGGTTGCTCAACGTCGGGTCGCCGGTCGTCGACGCGTTCGACGACCAGCACGTCCAACTCGCACGGTTGCTGACCGCCAGCGCGGCCGCCGCCCTCGAGCGGGCCGAGCGCGGCGAGGAACTGCTGCGCCACGAACGGATCCTCGAGACCCTCGAAGGGATGGTGTACGCCATCGACGGCGACGCTCGCCTGACGCTCGTGACCGACCCGCTCGCCGAGCGGTTGGGCTACGAGCGGGACGAACTCGTCGGCGAGCCCGTGGCCCGCATCTTCGACGACGAGTCCTACGACCGCGCGGTCGAACACGTCGGAGACCTGCTCTCGGACGACGAGTGCGACAGCGGGGGCTTCGAAGCCACCTACACGACCGCCGACGGGGAGCGGTTCCCGGTCGAGATCGAGTGTTCGCTGTTGCCCCGCGACGACGACGGCGAGTTCCACGGCAGCGTCAGCGTCGTCAGGGACATCACCCAGCGCAAGGAGCGCGAACAGTACCTGCAGGTTCTCAACCGCGTCCTCCGGCACAACCTCCGGAACGACCTCACCGTCGTCATCGGCTACGCCGAACTCCTCCGGGAACGGCTCGACGATCCGGACCTGGCCGCCGCGGCCGACACGCTCAGAGAGACCGCGACCGACCTCGCGGGCACCAGCGAGAAGACCCGCGCCATCCAGTACGCGCTCGATTGCGACGGCGACCTCGAGCCGGTCGACGTCGCCGCGACCGTCACGGAGACCGTCGAGGGGCTCGACCCCGACGATGCGACCGTCTCCGCCTCGACGGCCGACGACTGCTTGGCCTGGGCCGATCCCGGACTGGGCCTGGTCGTCGAGAACCTCGTCGAGAACGCGATCCGACACGCGGGGCCGGCACCGACCGTCGAGGTCGCCGTGGCACGCGAGGACTGTCGGGTCCGGCTGGCGGTCGCCGACGACGGGCCCGGCATCCCGCCCGCCGAAATCGACGTCGTCACCGGCGCAAGCGACATCACGCAGCTGACCCACAGCAGCGGGCTCGGCCTCTGGCTGGTCCGGTGGATGGTCGACAACTACGGCGGCAGCGTCTCCTTTCGCGAATCGGACCTGGGCGGCAGCCGGGTCGAAATCTCGCTCGAGCCCGCGCCGTCGGCCTCGCGTCGCGGGGACTGA
- a CDS encoding DCC1-like thiol-disulfide oxidoreductase family protein, whose product MSEATLVYDDDCGFCTWWADFFDDRTELRIVGFSDLTDDLRGRLPDDYEDCSHLVTDDEVYSCGASIEEALRRTDVVEPAGDAVEFLRQFEDYERFRERVYRWVADNRGRLGTYLSKTPPARRKSRDG is encoded by the coding sequence ATGAGCGAGGCGACGCTCGTCTACGACGACGACTGCGGGTTCTGTACGTGGTGGGCCGACTTCTTCGACGACCGGACGGAGCTCCGGATCGTCGGCTTCAGCGACCTCACGGACGACCTGCGGGGGCGGCTGCCCGACGACTACGAGGACTGTTCGCACCTGGTGACCGACGACGAGGTGTACTCCTGCGGGGCCTCGATCGAGGAGGCGCTCAGGCGGACGGACGTGGTCGAACCCGCCGGTGACGCCGTCGAATTCCTCCGGCAGTTCGAGGACTACGAGCGGTTCCGCGAGCGGGTCTACCGGTGGGTCGCCGACAACCGCGGCCGGTTGGGGACGTACCTCTCGAAGACGCCGCCGGCCCGACGGAAGTCGCGCGATGGCTAA
- a CDS encoding HalOD1 output domain-containing protein has product MQSIETTAVSLSEGEQLSMAVIDLVARLEDADPTALEPLYDAIDPDLLDSLPDAAGFESLAFDYHGYSITVSAEEGGIEVALEDSAASELGR; this is encoded by the coding sequence ATGCAATCGATCGAGACGACAGCCGTTTCTCTCAGTGAAGGCGAGCAGCTCAGTATGGCCGTCATCGATCTCGTCGCCCGACTCGAGGACGCCGATCCAACGGCGCTCGAGCCGCTCTACGACGCGATCGATCCCGACCTGCTGGACTCGCTGCCCGATGCCGCGGGCTTCGAGAGTCTTGCGTTCGACTATCACGGCTACTCGATCACCGTCTCTGCTGAAGAGGGTGGGATCGAGGTCGCGCTCGAAGATTCGGCCGCGTCCGAACTCGGGCGGTAA
- the gnd gene encoding phosphogluconate dehydrogenase (NAD(+)-dependent, decarboxylating), whose product MQLGVIGLGRMGQIVVDRTLAAGHDVVAFDLDEEAVATAADAGATPADSIDDLVDRLGADKRIWLMVPAGEAVDVTLEELAPHLDGDDVVVDGGNSYFEDSVRRAESCPAAYLDCGTSGGPAGAELGFSLMVGGPQWAYDELTPVFDAVATGPDGHGRMGPAGSGHYVKMIHNGVEYALMQAYGEGFELLHEGRYDLDLESVASVWNNGAVIRSWLLELCEEAFREEGGDLGTVADRVEGGSTGTWTVQEGLEQEVPLPLIYTALSERFGSRADDGRFSRRLANRLRYGFGRHEVPRRE is encoded by the coding sequence ATGCAACTGGGCGTAATCGGACTCGGACGAATGGGACAGATCGTCGTCGACCGAACCCTCGCGGCGGGCCACGACGTGGTCGCCTTCGACCTCGACGAAGAGGCCGTCGCGACGGCCGCCGACGCGGGCGCGACCCCGGCCGACTCGATCGACGACCTCGTCGACCGGCTGGGCGCGGACAAGCGCATCTGGCTGATGGTCCCCGCCGGCGAGGCGGTCGACGTCACCCTCGAGGAACTCGCACCCCACCTCGACGGCGACGACGTCGTCGTCGACGGCGGCAACTCCTACTTCGAGGACTCGGTCCGCCGGGCCGAGTCCTGCCCCGCGGCCTACCTCGACTGCGGCACCTCCGGCGGCCCCGCCGGCGCGGAACTGGGCTTCTCGCTGATGGTCGGCGGCCCCCAGTGGGCCTACGACGAACTGACACCGGTCTTCGACGCCGTCGCGACGGGCCCGGACGGCCACGGGCGGATGGGCCCCGCCGGCTCCGGCCACTACGTCAAGATGATCCACAACGGCGTCGAGTACGCGCTGATGCAGGCCTACGGCGAGGGGTTCGAACTGCTTCACGAGGGCCGGTACGACCTCGACCTCGAGTCGGTCGCGTCGGTCTGGAACAACGGCGCGGTGATCCGCTCGTGGCTGCTGGAACTCTGCGAGGAGGCCTTCCGCGAGGAGGGCGGCGATCTGGGCACCGTCGCGGACCGCGTCGAGGGCGGCTCGACCGGCACCTGGACCGTCCAGGAGGGTCTCGAGCAGGAGGTCCCGCTGCCGCTGATCTACACCGCCCTCTCCGAGCGGTTCGGCTCGCGGGCCGACGACGGCCGGTTCTCGCGTCGGCTCGCCAACCGCCTGCGGTACGGCTTCGGTCGCCACGAGGTCCCCCGGCGGGAGTGA
- a CDS encoding MFS transporter — protein sequence MTGRMDRRRAYAAVVVGTLGYTCLMFVWFSLPAYLSTIIADLGLSGTQAGVVAGAVPLTYIPIALFSGVVVDRVGPGRSLAAGVLIYGLAQVTRSVAAGFPSLLAATLLIGVGATAITFGLPKLVSVLFPPDETGLPSSIYLVGASTGTASVFAVGRPVLGPLLGGWRPLFFWSGVVAIAYGLLWFGVAHRLGIDARNRAANDADAADSSLSPRSIARDLKLVLTHRELQLVVVVGTMYLLIAHGTQSWLPTLLEARGYSADRAGRTTSLLVAANVVGVLTVPAVADRLGARRTALIACGLIAGIGVSGILSSGLGLLLLGSVLVTGFGYGGLSPLVRAIPPELEGIGARLTGTAVGFIFAVGEIGGFLGPVLVGTLYDRTGSYAPGLGLLAAAGLVVAVAGGALRFRYGDS from the coding sequence ATGACTGGACGGATGGATCGCCGCCGCGCGTACGCGGCCGTCGTCGTCGGGACGCTGGGCTACACCTGCCTGATGTTCGTCTGGTTCTCGCTGCCGGCCTATCTCTCGACGATCATCGCCGACCTCGGGCTCTCGGGCACGCAGGCCGGCGTCGTCGCCGGGGCGGTGCCGCTGACCTACATCCCGATCGCGCTGTTTTCGGGCGTCGTCGTCGACCGGGTCGGGCCGGGTCGGAGCCTCGCCGCGGGCGTGCTGATCTACGGTCTCGCACAGGTCACTCGCAGCGTCGCGGCCGGCTTCCCTTCCCTGCTCGCTGCGACCCTCCTGATCGGCGTCGGCGCGACCGCGATCACCTTCGGCCTCCCGAAACTCGTCTCCGTACTCTTCCCGCCCGACGAGACCGGCCTCCCCTCGTCGATCTACCTCGTCGGCGCGTCGACGGGGACCGCGAGCGTCTTCGCCGTCGGCCGGCCCGTCCTCGGCCCGCTGCTCGGCGGCTGGCGGCCCCTCTTCTTCTGGAGCGGCGTCGTCGCGATCGCGTACGGCCTGCTGTGGTTCGGCGTCGCGCACCGACTGGGGATCGACGCCCGCAACCGCGCGGCTAACGACGCCGACGCGGCCGACTCCTCGCTCTCGCCGCGATCGATCGCTCGAGACCTGAAACTCGTCCTCACCCACCGCGAACTGCAGCTGGTGGTCGTCGTCGGGACGATGTACCTGCTGATCGCCCACGGCACCCAGAGCTGGCTCCCGACGCTGCTCGAGGCCCGTGGCTACTCGGCCGATCGGGCCGGCCGGACGACGAGCCTGCTGGTGGCCGCGAACGTCGTCGGCGTGTTGACCGTCCCGGCGGTCGCCGACCGGCTGGGAGCTCGCCGGACCGCCCTGATCGCCTGCGGGCTGATCGCCGGGATCGGCGTCTCCGGCATCCTCTCGAGCGGCCTCGGCCTCCTCCTGCTCGGCAGCGTCCTCGTCACCGGCTTCGGCTACGGCGGTCTCTCGCCGCTCGTCCGGGCGATCCCGCCGGAACTCGAGGGGATCGGCGCGCGCCTGACCGGAACCGCGGTCGGGTTCATTTTCGCCGTCGGCGAGATCGGCGGCTTCCTCGGGCCGGTGCTGGTCGGGACGCTGTACGACCGCACCGGATCGTACGCGCCGGGGCTGGGGCTGTTGGCCGCGGCTGGGCTCGTCGTGGCGGTCGCCGGCGGCGCGTTGCGGTTTCGGTACGGCGATTCCTGA
- a CDS encoding nucleoside triphosphate pyrophosphohydrolase has translation MGREFDKLVRDEIPVVIKQNGEKPVTSRVTGEDYSDRLVEKLEEEVDEYRESRSLEELADILEVVHAIRKRKGVSVDELNEKRAQKAEQRGRFDEGVVLERVEK, from the coding sequence ATGGGACGCGAATTTGACAAGCTTGTCCGAGACGAGATTCCGGTGGTTATCAAACAGAACGGAGAGAAGCCTGTAACCAGCAGAGTTACCGGCGAAGACTACTCTGACCGATTAGTGGAAAAGTTAGAGGAAGAGGTAGATGAGTACCGAGAATCACGTTCTTTGGAGGAGTTGGCGGATATCTTGGAGGTTGTCCACGCGATCCGGAAAAGAAAGGGTGTGAGTGTCGACGAGTTAAATGAAAAGCGAGCGCAAAAAGCAGAACAGCGAGGTCGTTTCGACGAAGGAGTTGTCCTCGAACGGGTTGAAAAATAG
- a CDS encoding helix-turn-helix domain-containing protein, whose amino-acid sequence MRQPGEWMQLPTDERILEILNSGLLLSPQVIAKNIDKSRVHVNRRLSVLVEYGLVTRVERGYYEIAMPGVQYLEGELDADDLESDGE is encoded by the coding sequence ATGCGACAACCCGGCGAGTGGATGCAATTACCCACCGACGAGAGAATTCTCGAGATTCTCAACTCGGGGTTGCTGCTCTCGCCGCAAGTCATCGCGAAGAATATCGACAAGTCGCGCGTCCACGTGAACCGCCGTCTCTCTGTCCTCGTCGAGTACGGACTCGTCACTCGAGTCGAGCGCGGCTACTACGAAATCGCTATGCCCGGAGTGCAGTATCTCGAGGGAGAACTCGATGCCGACGATCTCGAATCCGATGGTGAATAG
- a CDS encoding deoxyuridine 5'-triphosphate nucleotidohydrolase, which yields MGRAARGTTRRDGCYRTVESPRTDTLFSSPRRRTNTMFRSGAFVADHVSPTTDEQVQPNGVDLTADVVFEQLEPGRITRDGKEIGDRIARPLEELEEADPDTYYLPKGAYVVRYGERIAIPEGHVGFVYPRSSLMRNSCMLNTAVWDAGYEGRGEGLLQVHHDIELERGARIAQLVLAGADHEDVYEGSYQGENLD from the coding sequence GTGGGACGAGCGGCGAGGGGGACGACGCGGCGTGACGGATGCTACCGCACCGTCGAGTCACCGCGAACGGATACGCTTTTCTCGTCGCCGCGGCGTCGAACCAACACGATGTTCCGTTCCGGTGCGTTCGTCGCCGACCACGTTTCGCCGACGACCGACGAGCAGGTCCAGCCCAACGGGGTGGACCTGACCGCCGACGTCGTCTTCGAGCAGTTGGAACCGGGCCGCATCACCCGGGACGGAAAGGAGATCGGCGACCGGATCGCCCGTCCGCTCGAGGAACTCGAGGAGGCCGATCCCGATACCTACTACCTGCCGAAGGGGGCCTACGTCGTTCGATACGGCGAGCGGATCGCCATCCCGGAGGGCCACGTCGGCTTCGTCTACCCCCGGTCGTCGCTCATGCGCAACTCCTGTATGCTCAACACGGCCGTCTGGGACGCCGGCTACGAGGGCCGCGGCGAGGGCCTGCTGCAGGTCCACCACGACATCGAACTCGAGCGCGGGGCGCGGATCGCCCAACTGGTGCTCGCCGGGGCCGACCACGAGGACGTCTACGAGGGCAGCTACCAGGGCGAGAACCTCGACTAA